A window of the Acidovorax sp. YS12 genome harbors these coding sequences:
- the argP gene encoding HTH-type transcriptional regulator ArgP gives MLDYAGLEALAAVLREGSFERAARRLHVTPSAVSQRIKQLEERVGQVLVQRGTPCTGTAAGRRLCLHLEQVALLEHQLRRTHPDLLPGTAAAPTLKLAVNADSLSTWFMDAVAAFTAGGEELLDLRIDDQEHTGERLRQGEVIAAVTATGTHIPGCNTWPLGTMRYVAAASPAFVRRHFAAGLTPGALARAPMMIYGRKDRLQDQWLHGQGLTPRTQAPRHFMPSTMDYVRACEIGVGWGMHPTVLARAQLAQGTLVELKPGAVLDVPLYWAHPRSAQQTLERLTQCVMAAARAWLAPFETAPDAPE, from the coding sequence ATGCTCGACTATGCTGGACTCGAAGCCCTGGCCGCCGTGCTGCGCGAGGGCAGCTTCGAGCGCGCCGCGCGGCGCCTGCACGTCACGCCCTCGGCCGTGTCGCAGCGCATCAAGCAACTGGAGGAACGCGTGGGCCAGGTGCTGGTGCAGCGCGGCACCCCCTGCACCGGCACGGCGGCGGGCCGGCGCCTGTGCCTGCACCTGGAGCAGGTGGCCCTGCTGGAGCACCAGCTGCGCCGCACCCACCCCGACCTGCTGCCCGGCACCGCCGCCGCCCCCACCCTCAAGCTGGCGGTGAACGCCGACTCGCTCTCCACCTGGTTCATGGACGCGGTGGCCGCCTTCACCGCCGGGGGCGAAGAGCTGCTGGACCTGCGCATCGACGACCAGGAGCACACCGGCGAGCGCCTGCGCCAGGGCGAGGTCATCGCCGCGGTGACCGCCACGGGCACCCACATTCCCGGCTGCAACACCTGGCCGCTGGGCACCATGCGCTACGTGGCGGCCGCCAGCCCCGCCTTCGTGCGGCGCCACTTCGCCGCAGGCCTGACCCCAGGGGCGCTGGCACGCGCGCCGATGATGATCTACGGCCGCAAGGACCGGCTGCAGGACCAGTGGCTGCACGGCCAGGGGCTGACGCCGCGCACGCAGGCGCCGCGGCACTTCATGCCGTCCACCATGGACTACGTGCGCGCGTGCGAGATCGGCGTGGGCTGGGGCATGCACCCCACGGTGCTGGCGCGCGCGCAACTGGCCCAGGGCACGCTGGTGGAGCTGAAGCCGGGCGCGGTGCTCGACGTGCCGCTGTACTGGGCCCACCCGCGGAGCGCGCAGCAGACGCTGGAGCGGCTCACGCAGTGCGTGATGGCCGCCGCCCGCGCCTGGCTGGCGCCGTTCGAGACGGCGCCGGATGCTCCTGAATAA
- a CDS encoding helix-turn-helix transcriptional regulator, protein MPLTASHLAPPALAAATLPRPALTRQLLDGGLGRLTLVHGLPGSGKTVLLANAHAQLHAEGAAVAWLMLSPAHGDPARLQADLHQALCTPLAAGASAFIDGLDQLPAPAAQTLVEGLLAGLPPTARVIAAGLPLRGAALQDARLRGLVRAIGPDALRLDDDEAAALLAPAYNALQARHLNRFLEGWAAGLRFFTEWPIAIDTSAEGDWPLPAAMAEYFDDVVCLRIAPPTLDALAQLAVLERFTPALLHALPEPPCAWPLVDAHIRAGLFLRWRDAAREWAMFHPAFGQHLRQRLRRSRPARHAQLKQFAADWFRQHGFGAEAVRHAAALDDPQQAARIIEHVGAINVDVDDGPDTLAPRLLPPASAAQWPLLFLGQTYQRIRRGRQRQAHTAFRQAWALTDGFTRLDAGCDAATAKTWADMMCAVFRLVFDEPVAPCGLSQLAQAMERHQDPQPVLAASIASVLALAHLDAARYAEALDVCNAGMAALPQPVRNKAAMWVRQHQSSAMLALHSVADAQRCIEDAWRLAHIEGHPESYEVLSTQLHQGIVLYEGNQPDAAMALIAPALARIRTVNGWVRLYADSYAAAAAMACQQGGWEAAEAILRAGEAFAHERHLPRLRDALAVIRLRELTRSGQWQPARQWLDTEPLAALLASDDEDGRAMLARAPALHAAAQLMLELGQPREAQRHLARMPAAFIGGASNRLRLRHHVLLMRTHHAQRRTGAALAHLREAVEIARLGGLLRQMLEDAHRVVDILANCTAAAHALPDSAMRYVDEVLKPLIKPQLAPQAALDSPRGCQPHGALSPREGQIIALMAEGLINKEIATRLGISEGTVKTHRKGIHEKLGVTTRSQAIRRARELLLI, encoded by the coding sequence GTGCCCCTCACCGCATCGCACCTGGCGCCCCCTGCGCTGGCAGCCGCCACCCTCCCCCGGCCCGCACTGACCCGGCAACTGCTGGACGGCGGCCTGGGTCGGCTCACGCTGGTGCACGGCCTGCCGGGCAGCGGCAAGACAGTGCTGCTCGCCAACGCCCACGCCCAGTTGCATGCCGAGGGCGCCGCCGTGGCGTGGCTGATGCTCTCGCCTGCGCACGGCGACCCGGCGCGGCTGCAGGCGGATTTGCACCAGGCCTTGTGCACGCCCCTGGCCGCAGGCGCCAGCGCCTTCATCGACGGACTGGACCAGTTGCCCGCGCCCGCCGCGCAAACCCTGGTGGAAGGGCTGCTGGCGGGCCTGCCGCCCACGGCGCGCGTGATCGCCGCTGGCCTGCCGCTGCGCGGTGCGGCGCTGCAGGATGCGCGCCTGCGCGGGCTGGTGCGCGCCATCGGCCCCGATGCGCTGCGGCTGGACGATGACGAGGCAGCCGCGCTGCTGGCGCCCGCGTACAACGCTCTGCAGGCGCGGCACCTGAACCGCTTTCTGGAAGGCTGGGCGGCGGGCCTGCGGTTTTTCACTGAATGGCCCATCGCCATCGACACCAGCGCGGAAGGCGACTGGCCCCTGCCCGCAGCGATGGCCGAGTACTTCGACGACGTGGTGTGCCTGCGCATCGCGCCGCCCACGCTCGATGCACTGGCCCAACTGGCGGTGCTGGAACGCTTCACCCCCGCCCTGCTCCACGCCCTGCCCGAGCCGCCTTGCGCCTGGCCACTGGTGGACGCGCACATTCGCGCCGGGCTGTTTTTGCGCTGGCGCGATGCCGCCCGCGAATGGGCCATGTTCCACCCGGCTTTCGGCCAGCACCTGCGCCAGCGCCTGCGGCGCAGCCGCCCTGCGCGGCACGCCCAGCTCAAGCAGTTCGCCGCCGACTGGTTCCGCCAGCACGGCTTTGGCGCAGAGGCCGTGCGCCATGCCGCTGCTTTGGATGACCCGCAGCAGGCCGCACGCATCATCGAACATGTCGGCGCCATCAACGTCGATGTGGACGACGGACCCGACACACTCGCACCGCGCCTGCTGCCCCCGGCCAGCGCGGCGCAGTGGCCACTGCTGTTTCTGGGGCAGACCTACCAGCGCATCCGGCGCGGCAGACAGCGGCAGGCGCACACCGCGTTCCGGCAGGCGTGGGCCTTGACCGATGGCTTCACCCGGCTGGATGCAGGCTGCGACGCCGCCACCGCCAAAACGTGGGCGGACATGATGTGCGCCGTCTTCCGGCTGGTGTTCGATGAACCCGTCGCGCCCTGCGGCCTGTCGCAACTGGCGCAGGCGATGGAGCGCCACCAAGACCCGCAGCCCGTGCTGGCAGCCAGCATCGCATCGGTGCTGGCCTTGGCGCATCTGGATGCAGCGCGTTACGCCGAGGCGCTGGACGTATGCAACGCGGGCATGGCCGCCCTGCCCCAGCCCGTGCGGAACAAGGCCGCAATGTGGGTGCGCCAACACCAGTCATCGGCCATGCTGGCGCTGCACAGCGTGGCCGATGCGCAGCGCTGCATCGAAGACGCCTGGCGTCTGGCGCACATCGAGGGCCACCCTGAAAGCTATGAAGTCCTCAGCACCCAACTGCACCAGGGCATCGTGCTGTACGAGGGCAACCAGCCCGACGCGGCGATGGCCTTGATCGCCCCGGCGCTGGCACGCATCCGCACCGTCAACGGCTGGGTCAGGCTGTATGCCGACAGCTACGCCGCAGCCGCTGCCATGGCCTGCCAGCAAGGAGGATGGGAAGCGGCAGAGGCCATCCTGCGGGCAGGCGAAGCCTTCGCGCACGAACGCCACCTGCCCCGCCTGCGCGATGCGCTGGCCGTCATCCGGCTGCGCGAGCTGACGCGCAGCGGCCAATGGCAGCCCGCCCGGCAATGGCTAGACACCGAACCGCTGGCGGCGCTGCTGGCATCCGATGACGAAGATGGCCGCGCCATGCTGGCCCGTGCCCCCGCGCTGCATGCAGCGGCACAGCTGATGCTGGAGCTGGGCCAGCCACGCGAGGCGCAGCGCCATCTGGCGCGCATGCCCGCAGCCTTCATCGGCGGGGCCAGCAACCGCCTGAGGCTGCGCCACCATGTGCTGCTGATGCGCACGCACCATGCCCAGCGCCGCACCGGCGCGGCCCTGGCCCATCTGCGTGAGGCCGTGGAGATCGCCCGGCTGGGCGGCCTGCTGCGCCAGATGCTGGAGGATGCGCACCGGGTGGTGGACATCCTCGCCAACTGCACGGCTGCGGCGCATGCGCTGCCCGACAGCGCAATGCGCTATGTGGACGAAGTGCTCAAACCGCTCATCAAACCGCAATTGGCCCCGCAAGCCGCTTTGGATTCCCCTCGGGGCTGCCAGCCCCACGGCGCGTTGAGTCCGCGCGAGGGCCAGATCATTGCGCTGATGGCCGAGGGACTCATCAACAAAGAGATTGCCACGCGCCTGGGCATCTCCGAGGGCACGGTCAAAACCCACCGCAAGGGCATCCACGAAAAGCTCGGCGTTACCACCCGCTCGCAGGCCATTCGCCGCGCGCGTGAGCTGCTGCTTATTTGA
- a CDS encoding LysE family transporter, giving the protein MSNLAAGLAPWSSSWLAGFTVCMSLLVSIGAQNLFVLRQAVRGQHVRVCVAWCVASDALLVGLGVAGMAQLLGRSPTLAQWLQWGGALFLLAYGLFAWHRALFAPGGGMDAAGGARVARGVLGVVSGLAVITLLNPHVYLDTVVLIGSIGARQQGWRKGVFVLGAASASLAWFVALALAGRRLQGVFADPRAWRVLDGLTGAMMLALAWWVARGA; this is encoded by the coding sequence ATGTCGAACCTTGCTGCGGGCCTGGCGCCCTGGTCCTCCTCCTGGCTCGCGGGCTTTACCGTGTGCATGTCGCTGCTGGTCTCCATCGGGGCGCAGAACCTGTTCGTGCTGCGCCAGGCGGTGCGCGGCCAGCATGTGCGCGTGTGCGTGGCCTGGTGCGTGGCCAGCGATGCCCTGCTGGTGGGCCTGGGCGTGGCCGGCATGGCGCAGCTGCTGGGCCGCTCGCCCACGCTGGCGCAGTGGCTGCAGTGGGGCGGGGCGCTGTTCCTGCTGGCGTACGGGCTGTTCGCCTGGCACCGCGCGCTGTTCGCGCCGGGGGGCGGCATGGATGCCGCGGGCGGCGCGCGCGTGGCGCGCGGCGTGCTTGGCGTGGTCAGCGGGCTGGCGGTGATCACGCTGCTCAACCCGCATGTCTACCTCGACACGGTGGTGCTGATCGGCTCCATCGGCGCGCGCCAGCAGGGCTGGCGCAAGGGCGTCTTCGTGCTTGGCGCGGCCAGCGCCAGCCTGGCCTGGTTCGTGGCCCTGGCGCTGGCGGGGCGGCGCCTGCAGGGCGTGTTCGCCGATCCGCGCGCCTGGCGGGTGCTGGATGGCCTCACCGGCGCCATGATGCTGGCGCTGGCCTGGTGGGTGGCGCGGGGCGCCTGA
- a CDS encoding Rrf2 family transcriptional regulator, which produces MRLTQWTDYALRVLMYCAACQAREQPVTISEVAAAHNISRSHLTKIVQELAAQGLLETTRGRGGGMRLMKPAGSISIGAVVRLMETDFDMVECFNPALNACRMSAHCVLKGVLGRATESYLSVLDGVTLADLVPQAQVPASLPAQALRLVPGLPMAAAH; this is translated from the coding sequence ATGCGCCTGACCCAGTGGACCGATTACGCATTGCGCGTGCTCATGTACTGCGCCGCCTGCCAGGCGCGCGAGCAGCCGGTGACCATCAGCGAGGTGGCGGCGGCGCACAACATTTCGCGCAGCCACCTGACCAAGATCGTGCAGGAGCTGGCGGCGCAGGGGCTGCTGGAGACCACGCGCGGGCGCGGCGGCGGCATGCGGCTGATGAAGCCGGCGGGCAGCATCAGCATCGGCGCCGTGGTGCGCCTGATGGAGACCGATTTCGACATGGTCGAGTGCTTCAACCCGGCCCTCAACGCCTGCCGCATGAGCGCGCACTGTGTGCTCAAGGGCGTGCTGGGCCGCGCCACCGAGTCCTACCTCTCGGTGCTCGACGGCGTGACCCTGGCCGACCTGGTGCCGCAGGCGCAGGTGCCGGCCAGCCTGCCGGCGCAGGCGCTGCGCCTGGTGCCGGGCCTGCCCATGGCGGCCGCGCACTGA
- the ytfE gene encoding iron-sulfur cluster repair protein YtfE gives MNARLPQTPIDAEQAIGQIAVQLPGSTAVFRRLKLDFCCGGQVSLRQSCAAKGLDLQAVVDELSTLQRPTELPDAGTPSELIDHILARYHEVHRAQLPELIRMARRVEAVHRDHSEVPAGLGDALEAMEQELLGHMHKEEAVLFPMLRAGGNSFVTQPIAMMRHEHNDHGEALEHIARLTHDITPPLGACNTWRALYAGLAQLRDDLINHIHLENNVLFPQFERAATQGCGGGNCGCS, from the coding sequence ATGAATGCCCGTCTGCCCCAGACCCCGATAGACGCCGAGCAAGCCATAGGCCAGATTGCCGTGCAGTTGCCCGGCTCCACCGCCGTCTTCCGCCGCCTCAAGCTGGACTTCTGCTGCGGCGGCCAGGTGAGCCTGCGCCAGTCCTGCGCCGCCAAGGGGCTGGACCTGCAGGCCGTGGTGGATGAGCTGTCCACCCTGCAGCGCCCCACCGAGCTGCCCGACGCGGGCACGCCGTCCGAGCTGATCGACCACATCCTGGCGCGCTACCACGAGGTGCACCGCGCCCAGTTGCCCGAGCTGATCCGCATGGCGCGCCGCGTGGAGGCCGTGCACCGCGACCACTCCGAGGTGCCCGCCGGCCTGGGCGACGCGCTGGAGGCCATGGAGCAGGAACTGCTCGGCCACATGCACAAGGAAGAGGCGGTGCTGTTCCCCATGCTGCGCGCGGGCGGCAACAGCTTCGTCACCCAGCCCATCGCCATGATGCGCCACGAGCACAACGACCACGGCGAGGCGCTGGAGCACATCGCCCGCCTGACCCACGACATCACCCCGCCGCTGGGCGCATGCAACACCTGGCGCGCGCTGTATGCGGGCCTGGCGCAGTTGCGCGACGACCTGATCAACCACATCCACCTGGAAAACAACGTGCTGTTCCCGCAGTTCGAGCGGGCCGCCACGCAAGGCTGCGGCGGCGGCAACTGCGGCTGCAGCTGA
- a CDS encoding DUF3149 domain-containing protein — protein MKLLTDLFATDYGLMSVFVIVFILVMAVFFIRLFLGKINEGALAAPPVTQGDKAKK, from the coding sequence ATGAAGCTGTTGACCGACCTGTTCGCCACCGACTACGGCCTCATGAGCGTTTTCGTGATCGTCTTCATCCTGGTCATGGCGGTGTTCTTCATCCGCCTGTTCCTGGGCAAGATCAACGAGGGCGCGCTTGCCGCGCCGCCGGTCACGCAAGGCGACAAGGCAAAAAAATAA
- the serB gene encoding phosphoserine phosphatase SerB — protein MTHATEFAPGITVQGITAPLALKDYKLIAFDMDSTLISIECVDEIAAAVGRKAEVAAITEAAMQGIITDYKESLRQRVALLRGVTAAQLEAVYTERLRFNPGAEALVAAARQAGLTTLLVSGGFTFFSDRVKAHLGIDYARSNMLEIENGLLTGRMVDQAWGDICDGAEKRRTLLELASLMGIAPHQAIAVGDGANDLPMMGAAGLSVAYHAKPAVRAQAKVAIHQGGLDRLLEVLR, from the coding sequence ATGACCCACGCCACCGAATTCGCACCCGGCATCACCGTCCAGGGCATCACCGCGCCCCTGGCCCTCAAGGATTACAAGCTCATCGCCTTCGACATGGACTCGACGCTCATCAGCATCGAGTGCGTCGACGAGATCGCCGCCGCCGTGGGGCGCAAGGCCGAGGTCGCGGCCATCACCGAAGCGGCCATGCAGGGCATCATCACCGACTACAAGGAAAGCCTGCGCCAGCGCGTGGCGCTGCTGCGCGGCGTGACGGCGGCCCAGCTCGAAGCGGTCTACACCGAGCGCCTGCGCTTCAACCCCGGCGCCGAGGCGCTGGTCGCCGCGGCCCGGCAGGCGGGCCTGACGACGCTGCTGGTGTCGGGCGGCTTCACCTTCTTCTCCGACCGCGTGAAGGCCCACCTGGGCATCGACTACGCGCGCTCGAACATGCTGGAGATCGAGAACGGCCTGCTCACCGGCCGCATGGTCGACCAGGCCTGGGGCGACATCTGCGACGGCGCCGAAAAGCGCCGCACGCTGCTGGAGCTGGCCTCGCTCATGGGCATAGCGCCGCACCAGGCCATCGCCGTGGGCGACGGCGCCAACGACCTGCCGATGATGGGCGCGGCCGGCCTGTCCGTGGCCTACCATGCCAAGCCCGCCGTGCGCGCGCAGGCCAAGGTGGCCATCCACCAGGGCGGGCTGGACCGGCTGCTGGAAGTGCTGCGCTGA
- a CDS encoding ABC transporter substrate-binding protein codes for MLKKTLTAIALAAAALGANAADAVLKVAATAVPHAEILNFVKPQLKAQGVDLQVKEFSDYVQPNIAVEDKQLDVNFFQHQPYLDSFNKDRKTSLVAVPDGKVHVEPFGAYSSKIKNIKDLKDGATVAIPNDPSNGGRALILLAKQGLIELKDPKSLTPTPLDVAKNPKKLKFRELEAPLLPRALNDVDLALINTNYAIEAKLNPTKDALFIEGADSPYTNIVVSRTDRAQDPTIAKLIKALHTPEVKKFIQDKYKGAVVPAF; via the coding sequence ATGCTGAAGAAAACCCTCACCGCCATCGCCCTGGCCGCCGCCGCGCTGGGCGCCAACGCCGCCGACGCCGTGCTGAAAGTGGCCGCCACGGCCGTGCCGCACGCCGAAATTCTGAACTTCGTCAAGCCCCAGCTCAAGGCCCAGGGCGTGGACCTGCAGGTCAAGGAATTCAGCGACTACGTGCAGCCCAACATCGCGGTGGAAGACAAGCAGCTCGACGTGAACTTCTTCCAGCACCAGCCCTACCTCGACAGCTTCAACAAGGACCGCAAGACCAGCCTGGTGGCCGTGCCCGACGGCAAGGTGCACGTGGAGCCCTTCGGCGCCTATTCGAGCAAGATCAAGAACATCAAGGACCTGAAGGACGGCGCCACCGTGGCCATCCCCAACGACCCGTCGAACGGCGGCCGTGCGCTGATCCTGCTGGCCAAGCAGGGCCTGATCGAGCTGAAGGACCCCAAGAGCCTCACGCCCACGCCGCTGGACGTGGCCAAGAACCCGAAGAAGCTCAAGTTCCGCGAACTCGAAGCCCCGCTGCTGCCGCGCGCGCTGAACGACGTGGACCTGGCGCTGATCAACACCAACTACGCCATCGAGGCCAAGCTGAACCCGACGAAGGACGCGCTCTTCATCGAGGGCGCCGACTCGCCCTACACCAACATCGTGGTGTCGCGCACCGACCGCGCCCAGGACCCCACCATCGCCAAGCTGATCAAGGCCCTGCACACGCCCGAGGTGAAGAAGTTCATCCAGGACAAGTACAAGGGTGCCGTGGTGCCGGCGTTCTGA